AAGTTCTTTCTGGGTAAGATCAGCCTTCAAGCGGCTCTCCCGGATGAGGTGCCCGATCTGCTGGAGGCTTGTTTCCTGGTCAGTGGCTTTGACCAGAACACACATTGAATGGACCATATAAGCTTTTGATAAACTGATCTTTCCAGAAATCGTGTCTCCCGATACGGCCGTTACAGGGTGTAATCGCCGGCGGCTTCGGGCTGATATACAATCTGATCTATTTTGATTTTAACCGTTCGGCTGGAAATGGGCAGGGTCACAATATCATGCTGTTTACACCCTAACAAGGCGGTTGCCAGGGGGGCAAATATGGAAATCTGGTTTTGATGAATGTTTACCTGTTCGGGATACACCAGCCGCAGTTCCAGGCTTTTGTTGTTTTCCAGATAGCTAATGCGCACCTGAGAGTTCATCGTCACCACATTCGCCGGAATTTCGGTGGGCTCAAGCAAGGTAGCCCGTTCTACACCCCGGGCCAGGTTCATGAGTTGATTTCGGGAAACAGAAGGGTCGGACTGGGCCTGAACGATCCGTTGCTTCAGGCGTTGATAATCCAGTTTACTGATGATTAAATTTTGCATAGTGTGAAAAGTTAAGCAGGAGTGGGGGCGTTGAAATACCGGACGACTGCCAAAAAAGCCAGCGGTAGTTGCTGTGCGTCATCGTCCTAGGTATCCGGTTGCACCCCGGCTTTTTCGGGAAAGCCGCCTGATTGGGTACTAATTAAGATGAAATGATGCCGGTCCCTGATCGGGCCGTTTTGCGTTGTGAATCAGCGACAGAATGATCAGGGCAATGATGATGGTAACGGCAACCTGTAGGGTTGAATTGGAATAAAAATGATTGGCCTCGCTGTGCGATCGTTTCAGGGTCTGCTGGCCAACGGTTGCCTGAATCTGCGCCAGTTCGTGCAGGGAATGGATTCCCTGCCGAAATAGAGACGCCCCCTGCTGATTGAACAACTCCAGGGCTGTCTGGTGCTGACCCGCCTGCTGAAGCCCTACCACAGTATGCTCCAATTGAGCATACCGGCTCAGGCTGGTTTTGAAAGACTGCAAATGCTTTACTTCGTCTTTGACCAGTACGGTCTTCTCAAATTCGCGAAGAATCCGCTTCATGGTGTCGTCACGCTGTTTTAACTGGGCATGCAAAAGCCGTACTGAGGGTTGTTGCGCGCCTAGATACGTGTCGAGCAGATGACGCTTGGTATGCAGGTTTTCACTCAGGTAAAGTACTTCAATGGCGGGTTGCAGGCGGTCCTGATAGACCGTTTTCATGGCCTGGTCCATATCCTTGACACTGTTTCGCATGCTGATAGAGGTGAGCACAATCACCACCAGCACGGGCAGGAACAACAAGACGGCTTTTAATTTTTGCTGGGTTAACGTAGATCGGTTCATGGTTTGATACTAGTAGGGCCGCCGTACCGACGGTATGTTCAAGGTAAGAGTTTAG
This Larkinella insperata DNA region includes the following protein-coding sequences:
- a CDS encoding GreA/GreB family elongation factor — its product is MQNLIISKLDYQRLKQRIVQAQSDPSVSRNQLMNLARGVERATLLEPTEIPANVVTMNSQVRISYLENNKSLELRLVYPEQVNIHQNQISIFAPLATALLGCKQHDIVTLPISSRTVKIKIDQIVYQPEAAGDYTL
- a CDS encoding MCP four helix bundle domain-containing protein, translated to MNRSTLTQQKLKAVLLFLPVLVVIVLTSISMRNSVKDMDQAMKTVYQDRLQPAIEVLYLSENLHTKRHLLDTYLGAQQPSVRLLHAQLKQRDDTMKRILREFEKTVLVKDEVKHLQSFKTSLSRYAQLEHTVVGLQQAGQHQTALELFNQQGASLFRQGIHSLHELAQIQATVGQQTLKRSHSEANHFYSNSTLQVAVTIIIALIILSLIHNAKRPDQGPASFHLN